In the Phenylobacterium soli genome, CGGCGCGCTCGTCGCGCAGCGCGCCATCGAAAAGGGCGTCAAGGACGTCGTCTTCGATCGTGGCGGCTACATCTATCACGGCCGGGTGAAGGCGCTGGCTGACGCCGCGCGCGAAGCCGGCCTGAACTTCTAAGGAACCCCGATGGCTCGCAGGAACGAAGAGCGCGGCGACCGTCGCAATCGCGAAGAAGAACGCGACAGCGAAATCGTCGAGAAGCTGGTCCACATCAACCGCGTCGCGGCCACCGTGAAGGGCGGCCGCCGGTTCTCCTTCGCCGCCCTCATGGTGGTCGGCGATCAGAAGGGCCGCGTGGGCTTCGGTCATGGCAAGGCGCGTGAAGTGCCGGAAGCCATCCGCAAGGCGACCGAAGAAGCCAAGAAGTCGATGATCCGCGTGCCGCTGCGCGAGAGCCGCACCCTGCACCACGACGGCAACGGCCGTTGGGGCGCGGGCAAGGTCCTCGTCCGTGCGGCGCCTCCCGGCACCGGCGTCATCGCCGGCGGCCCGATGCGTGCGGTGCTCGAAACCCTGGGCGTCCAGGACGTGGTCGGCAAGTCGATGGGCTCGTCGAACCCCTACAACATGGTGCGCGCGACCTTCGAAGCGCTGAAGGCCCAGTCTTCGCCGCGTCAGGTCGCTTCCAAGCGCGGCAAGAAGGTCTCCGACGTGATCGGCCGTCGCGCCGACGGCGCCTCGGCGGCTCAGCCGGCTGCGGACGCGGAGGGCTAATCGATGGCTGGCAAGATCACCGTTCGTCAGACCGGCAGCCCGATCCGCCGCAAGAAGGACCAGCGCGCCACGCTCGTGGGCCTGGGCCTGAACCGCGTGGGCCGCGTCTCGACCCTGGAAGACACGCCCGCGATCCGCGGGATGATCGCCAAGGTCGCCCATATGGTCGAGGTGGTGGAGGGCTAACCTCCACCGACCTGTCCTACATTCCATCCGCCGAGTCCGGGCCCCGCCCGGGCGATTGATCTCTTAAGGAGAGGCACTGATGACCAAACTCAACGAACTCGCGCCCCGCGAAGGCTCCACCAAGGGCCGCATGCGCGTCGGCCGCGGCCCGGGCTCCGGCAAGGGCAAGACCGCCGGCCGCGGCGTGAAGGGCCAGAAGGCGCGCACCGGCGTGTCGATCGGCGGCTTCGAAGGCGGCCAGATGCCGCTGCACATGCGGATGCCGAAGCGCGGCTTCAACTCGCGCAACCGGAAGGACTTCGCCGAGGTGAACCTGTGGCGCATCGAGCAGGCGATCGCCGCCGGCAAGCTCGACGCCAAGGCCGCCATCGACGCCGAGGCGCTGGTGAAGGCCGGCGTGATCCGTCGCGTGAAGGACGGCGTGAAGCTGCTGGGCAACGGCGAGCTGAAGTCCAAGCTCAACATCACGGTCTATTCGGCGACCGCCTCGGCCAAGGCCGCGGTCGAGAAGGCCGGCGGTTCGCTCACGACGACCAAGCCGGAAGAGGCTGCGGCGGAAGCCTGATCGGCTTCCAACGCGACCACCATTCCGGTCGCGCGCCTAAAGGTCTCGATCTGAGGCGCGGACCGTCCTATCTGAGCATGACCACGCGGCCCGGCTGACTCAAGTCGGGCCGGCCTGGGCTCCAGGGGACTGAAGGGATCTCGAATGGCTTCGGCCGCCGAACAGCTTGCAGCCAACATGAACTTCGAAGCCTTCCAGAAGGCGACGGAGCTCCACCAGCGCATCTGGTTCACCCTCGGGGCGATGATCGTCTATCGCCTGGGGGCCTACATCCCGATCCCGGGCATCGACATCAACGCCTTCGCCCAGGCCTTCCAGGGCCAGGCCAAGGGCATCCTGGGCATGTTCAACATGTTCTCGGGCGGCGCCGTCTCGCGGATGGCCATCTTCGCCCTGAACGTGATGCCTTACATCTCCGCCTCGATCATCGTGCAGCTCCTCGGGACGGTCTATCCGCCGTGGGAGAAGCTGCGGAAGGAAGGCGGCGAGGCGGGGCGCAAGCAGCTCAACCAGTACACCCGCTACCTGACCGTGATCCTGGCCGTCTTCCAGTCCCTGGGCATCGCCATGGGCCTGCAGAACTCGCAGGGCATCGTCGACCATCCGGGCCTGTTCTTCGTGCTGTCGACGGTCGTCACCCTGACCGGCGGCACCATGTTCCTGATGTGGCTGGGCGAGCAGATCACCAGCCGCGGCGTCGGCAACGGCGTCTCGCTGATCATCTTCGCCGGCATCGTCGCGGTGCTGCCGCGCTACGTCTCGCAGGCCTTCGAGCTGGCCCGCACGGGCGCCATGAGCGGTGGGGCGCTGTTCGTCATCGGCGTGCTGGTGGTGGCGGTGACGGCGGCCATCGTCTTCGTGGAGCGCTCGCAGCGCCGGCTCCTGGTGCAGTATCCGAAGCGCCAGCAGGGCAACCGCATGTTCGGCGGCGACACCTCGTTCCTGCCGCTGAAGATCAACACCTCGGGCGTGATCCCGCCGATCTTCGCCTCGTCCCTGCTGCTGCTGCCGGCGACGGTGATGGGCTTCGCGGCGACCGCGAACCTGCCCTCCTGGGCCCAGTGGCTGCCCGGCGCGGTGGGCCAGCTGCAGCACGGCCGGCCCCTCTTCATGGTGCTCTACGGCGCCCTGATCATCTTCTTCTGCTTCTTCTACACCTCGGTCGTGTTCAATCCGGACGAGACGGCGGAGAACCTGCGCAAGTACGGCGGCTTCATGCCGGGCATCCGGCCGGGCAAGCGGACGGCGGAGTATCTCGACTTCGTCCTGACGCGCCTGACGGTGATCGGCGCGGCCTACATCACCATCGTCTGCCTGCTGCCGGAGGCCCTGATCGGGTTCTACAACGCGCCCTTCTACATGGGCGGCACCTCGATTCTGATCGTGGTCAGCGTCACCATGGACACGGTGACCCAGATCCAGTCCCACTTGCTGGCGCACCAGTACGAAGGGCTGATCAAAAAATCCAAGCTCCGCGGGGTTCGCGGCCGCTAGGTCAGCTGGGGTAGGAAACGAGTCACGCCCGGTCCCGGCAAGAGGGCCGGCGACGGAGGGGCATAGTTCGATGAACCTGATCCTGTTCGGACCGCCGGCGGCGGGCAAGGGCACCCAGGCCAAGCGCCTGGTCGACGGCCGCGGCATGGTCCAGCTTTCGACCGGCGACATGCTGCGCGCGGCGATCGCCTCGGGCTCCGAGCTCGGGCAACGCGTCTCCGGCATCATGCAGCGCGGCGAGCTGGTCTCCGACGAGATCGTCATCGAGCTGATCGAGAGCCGCCTTCCCGAGGCCGAGGCCGCCGGCGGGGCCATCTTCGACGGCTTCCCCCGCACGCTCGCCCAGGCCCAGGCGCTGGACGTCATGCTCAAGGGCCGTGGCTCGCAGATCGACAAGGTCGTGCGCCTGAAGGTCGACGACGAGGCGCTGCTGCAGCGCGTCGCCGGCCGGTTCGCCGAGAGCGGCCGCCCAGACGACAATCCCGAGAGCTTCAAGGTGCGCCTGGCCGCCTACAACGAGCAGACCGCGCCGCTGCTGCCGTACTACGAGAACCAGGGCAAGCTAGTGGAAGTGGACGGCATGGGCTCCATCGAGGCCGTCGCGGGCGCCATCGACGGCGCACTGAAGTAGGCCTTCAGCCGGCGCTAGCCGCGTAGGCGTCGACTTCGGCGATCCGCCGGGCCTTTTCGGCGTCGGTGAGGAACGAGCCCGAGAAGCTGTTCCTGGCGAGGGTCACCAGGTCCTCGCGCGTCAGGCCGACGCGCTCGGCCACCGCCTGCCAGTTGTCGCCCAGGTAGCCGCCGAAGTAGGCGGGATCGTCGGAGTTCACCGTCGCGCTGAGGCCGAGGTCGAGCATCCGCTTGATCGGATGGGCCTTGAGGTCGTCGACCACGCAGAGCTTGAGGTTCGACAGCGGGCAGACCGTGAGGGTCATGCCCTCGGCCGCCAGGCGCTCGACGAGGCGCGGGTCCTCGAGGGCGCGGTTGCCGTGGTCGATGCGGTCGACGTTCAGCGCCTGCAGCGCTTCCCAGACATATTCCGGCGGGCCTTCCTCGCCGGCGTGGGCGACGCGCTTGAGGCCGCGCTCGCCGGCCGCCCGGAACACCCGCTCGAACTTGCTCGGCGGATGGCCGACCTCCGAGGAATCCAGGCCGACGCCGACGAGGCGGTCCAGGTAGGGCTCGGCCGCCTTCAGGGTGGCGAAGGCGGCGTCCTCGTCGAGGTGGCGCAGGAAGCAGAGGATCAGCTTCGAAGAGATCCCGAGGCTGCGTTCGGCCTCGGCCATGCCGGCCAGCAGGCCGTCGGCGACGACCGCGAAGGGAATGCCGCGGTCGGTATGGGTCTGGGGATCGAAGAACAGCTCCACGTGGCGGCAGCCGTCGGCCGCCACCCGCCGGAAATAGGCGAGCGCCAGGTCCTTGAAGTCCTCCTCCGTGCGCAGCACGTCGGCGCCCTGGTAGTAGATGTCGAGGAAGTCCTGCAGGTTCGAGAAGGCGTAGGCCTTCCGCACCTCCTCCACCGAGCCGAAGGGCAGGGCGATGCGGTTGCGCCGGGCGAGCTCGAACATCAGCTCGGGCTCCAGGCTGCCTTCGATGTGCAGGTGGAGCTCGGCCTTGGGAAGGCCCTGGATGAACCGCGCAAGCCCGCTCATGGGATCACCGGCTTGCCGTTGGCCTTGTAGACCTGGCCGCCCTTCATCACGAACTGGACGTGCTCGAGGACGGTGACGTCCTGCAGGGGATCGCCGCTCACCGCCACGAGGTCGGCGAAGCGGCCGGGCTGCACCGAACCGATGTCCTTGGTGTCGCCGATCAGGTCGGCGGCGTTCCAGGTCCCCGCCTTGATGGCGTCCATGGGCGTCATGCCCGCCTTGACCATGAGGCCGAACTCCTGGGCGTTCTCGCCGTGGTTCGACATGCCGAAGGTGTCGGTGCCGAGGGCCACCTTCACGCCCGCCAGGTAGGCGTCGTGCAGCATCTGCTTGATGTGCGGCACGGTCTCGACGGCCTTCTGGGCGGTGGAGGGGTTGAGGTCCTCCGGATGGCTCTTGGCGTGCTCGTAGACGCGGTCGGCGACCAGCAGGGTCGGGACGAGGTAGGTCCCGTGCTGCTTGTAGAGCTTGAAGCTCTCGGCGTCGGCGTAGGTCGAGTGCTCGATGGAATCGACGCCCATCGAGATGGTGTGGTCGATGGCCTGCTTGCCGTGGGCGTGGGCGGCGACCTTCATGCCGAGCGAATGGGCGGTGTCGATCACCGCCTTGATCTCGTCGTCGGCCATCAGCTGCAGCTTGGGATCGTCGCCGATCGACATGACCCCGCCCGAGGGCATGATCTTGATCAGGTCGACGCCCTCGCGCTTCAGCCGGCGCACGGTGCGGCGGGCCGCTTCGGGGCTGTCGATGACGCTGTCGGTCCAGTGCGGGTGCTCGATCTCGGGATCGAGGCCGTTGGCCGGGTCGCCGTGACCGCCGGTGGGGCCGAGCGGCGTGCCCGCCACCCACATCCGCGGCCCGGGCGTGACGCCCGCCGCAATGGCACGCTTCAGGGCCACGACCACCTTGGTGTCGCCGCCCACGTCACGCACGGTCGTGAAGCCGGCCAGCAGGGTGGCGCGGGCGTTGCTCACGGCGTCGATGGTGTCGTCGGCGTCGGTCCGCGTCATGGCGGTGTGGATTGGATCGCCCTTGTGGAAGCTCTGGGTGATGTGGACGTGGTCGTCGATCAGGCCGGGCAGCACCGTGGCCCCCGAGAGGTCGACCACCTCGGCGCCCGCCGGGGTGACGAAGCCGGGCTGGACGGCGGTGATCCGGTCGTCGTGGACGAGAATCGAGACCTGGGCCTTCGGCGCGGCGCCGGTCCCGTCGATCAGCCTGCCGGCGTGAATCACCAGGTCCTTGGCGGAGGCCGCGCCAGCGCCCATCAGGGCTGCGCCGGCGACCGCCGCGATCAGCTTGAATTTCGAGCACGCCATCTTGAGTCACCCCCCGCAATTGCGGGGGCAGGAGAGGGCGCCCGGGCGGGCAGCGCAACCCTCTGCGACGACGCCGCATTTGCGCTGCAGATGGGCTTCATGGTTTCCTTAACCATGCTGCGCGAAGCTGAGGCGCGGTTCAGGCGTGACACGCGGGCAGGGCGGGGCCCTTGCGCGAACGGTCTTCCATTCACAAATCCTCGCATTCCGCATTGACGGAAGCGAAACGATCCCTATAACGGGGCGCTTCCGCGAAAGAGCGCGAAGGACGCGTCGGTCTATGCCTCATGGTTGCAAGGCCGGGGCGCCGTTCGCGCTTCTCTTGCGTGACCAGGAGAATTCTTCACGTGGCCCGTATCGCTGGCGTCAACATCCCCACCAACAAGCGCGTCGTGATCGCGCTCCAATACATCCATGGCATCGGCCCGGCGAAGGCGCGGGAGATCGTCAACAAGGTCGGCATCGAGGACGCCCGGCGCGTCAACCAGCTGACCGACCAAGAGGTCCTGCAGATCCGCGAGGCCATCGACCGTGACTACACCGTCGAGGGTGACCTGCGTCGCGAGACCGCCGTCAACATCAAGCGGCTGATGGACCTGGCCTGCTACCGCGGCCTGCGTCACCGCAAGGGCCTGCCGGTGCGCGGTCAGCGCACCCACACCAACGCCCGCACCCGCAAGGGCCCCGCCAAGCCGATCGCCGGCAAGAAGAAGTAAGAGAGTCGATCTCCGATGGCCAAGGAACCGGCGCGCGTCAAACGCCGCGAGCGCAAGAACATCACCTCGGGCGTGGCGCACGTGAACGCCTCGTTCAACAACACCATGATCACCATCACCGACGCTCAGGGGAACACCATCTCCTGGTCGAGCGCCGGCATGATGGGCTTCAAGGGCTCCCGGAAGTCCACGCCCTACGCCGCGCAGATGGCGGCCGAGGACGCGGGCCGGAAGGCCGCCGAGCACGGCGTGCGCACCCTGGAGGTCAACATCTCCGGTCCCGGTTCGGGCCGTGAGTCCGCCCTTCGCGCCCTGCAGGCGGTGGGCATGACGATCACCACCATCCGCGATGTGACCCCCATTCCGCACAACGGCTGCCGTCCGCCCAAGCGCCGGCGCGTCTGAGTAACGAAGTATCCAATCCCCTATCGCCGGACCGCGGTTGCGGCCGGCGATCCTGCGTTTCGAGGGACATGCATCCGTGATCGAAAGAAACTGGAACGAGCTTATCCGTCCCGAGAAGCCCGTCATCGAGACCGGCGCCGACGCGAACCGCAAGGCGCGTCTGGTGGCCGAACCGCTCGAGCGCGGGTTCGGCGTGACGCTGGGCAACAGCCTGCGCCGCGTGCTTCTCTCCTCCCTGCAAGGCGCGGCGGTGACCGCGGTGCAGATCGACGGCGTCGTGCACGAATTCTCCTCGCTGGAAGGCGTGCGTGAGGACGTCGTCGACATCGTCCTGAACATCAAGCAGCTGGCGCTGCGCATGCACGCCGAAGGCCCGAAGCGGATGACGCTGCGCGCCACCGGCCCGGGCCCCGTCACGGCGAGCCAGATCGAGGCCCCCTCGGACATCGAGATCCTCAACGGCGACCACGTGCTCTGCACCCTGGATGACGGCGCCACCGTGCGCATGGAGTTCACGGTCCAGACCGGCAAGGGCTACGTCCCGGCCGAGATGAACCGCCCCGAGGACGCCCCGATCGGCCTGATCGCCGTCGACGCCCTCTACTCGCCGGTCAAGCGCGTCGCCTATCGCGTCGAGCCGACCCGCCAGGGCCAGAGCCTCGACTACGACAAGCTCGTCATGGAAGTGGAGACTAACGGCGCGGTGACGCCCGTTGATGCTGTGGCCTACGCCGCGCGCATCCTCCAGGACCAGCTGCAGATCTTCATCACCTTCGAAGAGCCGAAGAAGAAGGTCGAGGGCGAGGCCAAGCCGGAGCTGCCGTTCAACCCGGCGCTGCTCAAGAAGGTCGACGAGCTCGAGCTGTCGGTCCGTTCGGCCAACTGCCTGAAGAACGACAACATCGTCTACATCGGCGACCTGATCCAGAAGACTGAAGCCGAGATGCTGCGCACGCCGAACTTCGGCCGGAAGTCTCTCAACGAGATCAAGGAAGTGCTCGCCGGCATGGGCCTCCACCTCGGCATGGACGTGCCGAACTGGCCGCCGGAGAACATCGAAGAGCTGGCGAAGAAGTTCGAAGACCAGATGTAATTCGCTTCCGCGCCGACTCCGGGCCGCTTTCGGCGGTTCGGGCCCGACGAAGCCGCAACAGCGGCGGAGGGCCCCGGCGCTTCGTGTTGACCCAGGCGGGAGCAGGCTGGGACTTGGTTAGGTCGGACGTGTGCCAGAAGATCGGCGGCGTCCAGGCGGCCCGAGCGGCCCAGGAGATATGAAATGCGTCACGGTAAAGCCTATCGCAAACTGGGTCGGACGACCGCCCACCGCACCGCCATGTTCGCCAACATGGCCGCCAGCCTGATCAAGCACGAGCAGATCGTGACCACCCTGCCGAAGGCCAAGGAGCTGCGCCCCTTCGTCGAGAAGCTGGTGACCC is a window encoding:
- the rpmD gene encoding 50S ribosomal protein L30, with the translated sequence MAGKITVRQTGSPIRRKKDQRATLVGLGLNRVGRVSTLEDTPAIRGMIAKVAHMVEVVEG
- a CDS encoding amidohydrolase family protein, whose translation is MACSKFKLIAAVAGAALMGAGAASAKDLVIHAGRLIDGTGAAPKAQVSILVHDDRITAVQPGFVTPAGAEVVDLSGATVLPGLIDDHVHITQSFHKGDPIHTAMTRTDADDTIDAVSNARATLLAGFTTVRDVGGDTKVVVALKRAIAAGVTPGPRMWVAGTPLGPTGGHGDPANGLDPEIEHPHWTDSVIDSPEAARRTVRRLKREGVDLIKIMPSGGVMSIGDDPKLQLMADDEIKAVIDTAHSLGMKVAAHAHGKQAIDHTISMGVDSIEHSTYADAESFKLYKQHGTYLVPTLLVADRVYEHAKSHPEDLNPSTAQKAVETVPHIKQMLHDAYLAGVKVALGTDTFGMSNHGENAQEFGLMVKAGMTPMDAIKAGTWNAADLIGDTKDIGSVQPGRFADLVAVSGDPLQDVTVLEHVQFVMKGGQVYKANGKPVIP
- the rpsE gene encoding 30S ribosomal protein S5, producing MARRNEERGDRRNREEERDSEIVEKLVHINRVAATVKGGRRFSFAALMVVGDQKGRVGFGHGKAREVPEAIRKATEEAKKSMIRVPLRESRTLHHDGNGRWGAGKVLVRAAPPGTGVIAGGPMRAVLETLGVQDVVGKSMGSSNPYNMVRATFEALKAQSSPRQVASKRGKKVSDVIGRRADGASAAQPAADAEG
- a CDS encoding adenosine deaminase, with the protein product MSGLARFIQGLPKAELHLHIEGSLEPELMFELARRNRIALPFGSVEEVRKAYAFSNLQDFLDIYYQGADVLRTEEDFKDLALAYFRRVAADGCRHVELFFDPQTHTDRGIPFAVVADGLLAGMAEAERSLGISSKLILCFLRHLDEDAAFATLKAAEPYLDRLVGVGLDSSEVGHPPSKFERVFRAAGERGLKRVAHAGEEGPPEYVWEALQALNVDRIDHGNRALEDPRLVERLAAEGMTLTVCPLSNLKLCVVDDLKAHPIKRMLDLGLSATVNSDDPAYFGGYLGDNWQAVAERVGLTREDLVTLARNSFSGSFLTDAEKARRIAEVDAYAASAG
- the rpsK gene encoding 30S ribosomal protein S11; amino-acid sequence: MAKEPARVKRRERKNITSGVAHVNASFNNTMITITDAQGNTISWSSAGMMGFKGSRKSTPYAAQMAAEDAGRKAAEHGVRTLEVNISGPGSGRESALRALQAVGMTITTIRDVTPIPHNGCRPPKRRRV
- a CDS encoding DNA-directed RNA polymerase subunit alpha; its protein translation is MIERNWNELIRPEKPVIETGADANRKARLVAEPLERGFGVTLGNSLRRVLLSSLQGAAVTAVQIDGVVHEFSSLEGVREDVVDIVLNIKQLALRMHAEGPKRMTLRATGPGPVTASQIEAPSDIEILNGDHVLCTLDDGATVRMEFTVQTGKGYVPAEMNRPEDAPIGLIAVDALYSPVKRVAYRVEPTRQGQSLDYDKLVMEVETNGAVTPVDAVAYAARILQDQLQIFITFEEPKKKVEGEAKPELPFNPALLKKVDELELSVRSANCLKNDNIVYIGDLIQKTEAEMLRTPNFGRKSLNEIKEVLAGMGLHLGMDVPNWPPENIEELAKKFEDQM
- the rpsM gene encoding 30S ribosomal protein S13; translation: MARIAGVNIPTNKRVVIALQYIHGIGPAKAREIVNKVGIEDARRVNQLTDQEVLQIREAIDRDYTVEGDLRRETAVNIKRLMDLACYRGLRHRKGLPVRGQRTHTNARTRKGPAKPIAGKKK
- a CDS encoding adenylate kinase — encoded protein: MNLILFGPPAAGKGTQAKRLVDGRGMVQLSTGDMLRAAIASGSELGQRVSGIMQRGELVSDEIVIELIESRLPEAEAAGGAIFDGFPRTLAQAQALDVMLKGRGSQIDKVVRLKVDDEALLQRVAGRFAESGRPDDNPESFKVRLAAYNEQTAPLLPYYENQGKLVEVDGMGSIEAVAGAIDGALK
- the rplO gene encoding 50S ribosomal protein L15 produces the protein MTKLNELAPREGSTKGRMRVGRGPGSGKGKTAGRGVKGQKARTGVSIGGFEGGQMPLHMRMPKRGFNSRNRKDFAEVNLWRIEQAIAAGKLDAKAAIDAEALVKAGVIRRVKDGVKLLGNGELKSKLNITVYSATASAKAAVEKAGGSLTTTKPEEAAAEA
- the secY gene encoding preprotein translocase subunit SecY is translated as MASAAEQLAANMNFEAFQKATELHQRIWFTLGAMIVYRLGAYIPIPGIDINAFAQAFQGQAKGILGMFNMFSGGAVSRMAIFALNVMPYISASIIVQLLGTVYPPWEKLRKEGGEAGRKQLNQYTRYLTVILAVFQSLGIAMGLQNSQGIVDHPGLFFVLSTVVTLTGGTMFLMWLGEQITSRGVGNGVSLIIFAGIVAVLPRYVSQAFELARTGAMSGGALFVIGVLVVAVTAAIVFVERSQRRLLVQYPKRQQGNRMFGGDTSFLPLKINTSGVIPPIFASSLLLLPATVMGFAATANLPSWAQWLPGAVGQLQHGRPLFMVLYGALIIFFCFFYTSVVFNPDETAENLRKYGGFMPGIRPGKRTAEYLDFVLTRLTVIGAAYITIVCLLPEALIGFYNAPFYMGGTSILIVVSVTMDTVTQIQSHLLAHQYEGLIKKSKLRGVRGR